A region of Pseudomonas sp. Marseille-Q3773 DNA encodes the following proteins:
- the sugE gene encoding quaternary ammonium compound efflux SMR transporter SugE: MSWIILFFAGLFEVGWAVGLKYTDGFSKPLPTVLTVAAMAISLGLLGLAMKELPLGTAYAIWTGVGAVGTVIAGIILFGESMALVRLVSVALIVTGLVGLKVSAS; encoded by the coding sequence ATGTCCTGGATCATCCTGTTCTTCGCCGGCCTGTTCGAGGTTGGTTGGGCCGTCGGCCTGAAATACACCGACGGCTTCAGCAAGCCGCTGCCCACCGTACTGACCGTCGCCGCCATGGCCATCAGCCTGGGCCTGCTGGGCCTGGCCATGAAAGAGCTGCCGCTGGGCACCGCCTATGCCATCTGGACCGGAGTCGGTGCGGTTGGCACGGTGATCGCCGGCATCATCCTGTTCGGCGAATCCATGGCCCTGGTCCGCCTGGTCAGCGTGGCGCTGATCGTTACCGGCCTGGTCGGCCTGAAGGTCAGCGCCAGCTGA
- a CDS encoding bile acid:sodium symporter family protein — protein MRALAALSRFVGNTFALWVLVFAVLAFLQPQWFIALKVAIVPLLGLVMFGMGLTLKLDDFAALARQPWRVMLGVVAHFVIMPGMAWLLCQLFQLPAEIAVGVILVGCCPSGTASNVMVWLSRGDLALAVAIAAVTTLLAPLLTPALIWFLASAWLPVSFMDMFWSILQLVMLPIVLGVLAQRLLDSKVQAAVQVLPLVSVVSIVMIVCAVVAASQAKIAESGLLIMAVVVLHNSFGYLLGYLTGKLCKLPLTQRKSLALEVGMQNSGLGAALAAAHFSPLAAVPSALFSVWHNISGALLSTWFRRLGEPAAEAEGGEPASH, from the coding sequence ATGCGTGCCCTCGCCGCCCTCAGCCGCTTCGTCGGCAACACCTTCGCCCTGTGGGTGCTGGTGTTCGCCGTGTTGGCCTTCCTGCAACCGCAATGGTTCATCGCCCTCAAGGTAGCCATCGTGCCGTTGCTGGGCCTGGTGATGTTCGGCATGGGCCTTACCCTCAAGCTCGACGACTTCGCCGCCCTCGCCCGCCAGCCGTGGCGGGTGATGCTGGGCGTGGTTGCGCACTTCGTGATCATGCCGGGCATGGCCTGGCTGCTGTGCCAGTTGTTCCAGCTGCCAGCGGAAATCGCCGTGGGCGTGATCCTGGTCGGCTGCTGCCCGAGCGGCACGGCGTCGAACGTGATGGTCTGGCTGTCGCGCGGCGACCTGGCGCTGGCGGTGGCAATCGCCGCCGTGACCACCTTGCTCGCCCCGCTGTTGACCCCGGCGCTGATCTGGTTCCTCGCCTCGGCCTGGCTGCCGGTGTCCTTCATGGACATGTTCTGGTCGATCCTGCAGTTGGTAATGCTGCCGATCGTGCTTGGCGTATTGGCCCAGCGCCTGCTCGACAGCAAGGTGCAGGCGGCGGTACAGGTGCTGCCGCTGGTGTCGGTGGTCAGCATCGTGATGATCGTCTGCGCAGTGGTGGCGGCCAGCCAGGCGAAAATCGCCGAGTCAGGGCTGCTGATCATGGCCGTGGTCGTGCTGCACAACAGCTTCGGCTATCTGCTCGGCTACCTGACCGGCAAGCTGTGCAAGCTGCCGCTGACCCAACGCAAGTCGCTGGCGCTGGAGGTGGGCATGCAGAACTCGGGGTTGGGCGCGGCCCTGGCAGCGGCGCATTTCTCGCCGCTGGCGGCGGTGCCGAGTGCGCTGTTCAGCGTCTGGCACAATATTTCCGGGGCGTTACTGTCGACCTGGTTCCGGCGCTTGGGGGAACCTGCGGCAGAAGCTGAAGGCGGGGAGCCGGCCAGCCATTGA
- a CDS encoding MFS transporter: protein MSHSSQFTLLGKRRFLPFFITQSLGAFNDNLFKQSLILAILFKLSLGDGDRSIWVNLCALLFILPFFLFSALGGQFGEKFAKDALIRAIKLAEIAIMAVGALGFVTDHLALMLVALFGMGTHSALFGPVKYSILPQALREEELVGGNGLVETGTFLAILAGTIGAGVMMSSDSYAMVVAGGVVGTAVLGYLASRWIPRAAAASPQMPLDWNIFKQSWAILRMGLGQPPAVSRSIIGNSWFWFVGAIYLTQIPAYAKDWLHGDGTVVTLVLTLFSVGIALGSLLCERLSGRKVEIGLVPFGSFGLSLFGLLWWWHSGDVPAAAAPHDWLALLGMGQAWWILLSIVGLGVFGGFYIVPLYALIQARTVEDQRARVIAANNILNALFMVVSALLTIALLGLAKLTIPQLFLVVSLLNIAVNVYIFRIVPEFTMRFLIWLLSHSMYRVQHRDLERIPEQGAALLVCNHVSFVDALLLGGAIRRPIRFVMYYRIYNLPVLNFVFRTAGAIPIAGRNEDLATYERAFSRIAEYLADGELVCIFPEGKLTGDGEIDVFKGGVNRILAETPVPVIPLALQGLWGSFFSRDPAKGFFKRLWSRVTIVAGAAIPVEAAQPEALREQVSRLRGDLR, encoded by the coding sequence ATGAGTCATTCCTCGCAATTCACCTTGCTCGGCAAGCGGCGTTTCCTGCCGTTTTTCATCACCCAGTCGCTGGGTGCGTTCAACGACAACCTGTTCAAGCAGTCGCTGATCCTGGCGATCCTGTTCAAGCTCAGCCTGGGCGACGGTGACCGTTCGATCTGGGTCAACCTGTGTGCCTTGCTGTTCATCCTGCCGTTCTTCCTGTTTTCGGCACTGGGCGGGCAATTCGGCGAAAAATTCGCCAAGGATGCGCTGATCCGGGCAATCAAGCTGGCCGAGATCGCGATCATGGCGGTCGGCGCGCTCGGCTTCGTCACCGACCACCTGGCGCTGATGCTGGTGGCGCTGTTCGGCATGGGCACCCATTCGGCGCTGTTCGGCCCGGTGAAGTACTCGATCCTGCCGCAGGCGCTACGCGAAGAAGAACTGGTCGGCGGCAACGGGTTAGTGGAAACCGGTACCTTCCTGGCCATACTCGCTGGCACCATCGGCGCCGGGGTGATGATGTCGTCCGACAGCTATGCCATGGTGGTCGCCGGCGGCGTGGTCGGCACGGCGGTGCTGGGCTACCTCGCCAGCCGCTGGATTCCGCGCGCTGCTGCCGCTTCGCCGCAAATGCCGCTGGACTGGAACATCTTCAAGCAGTCCTGGGCGATCCTGCGCATGGGTTTGGGGCAGCCGCCTGCGGTATCCCGCTCGATCATCGGCAACTCGTGGTTCTGGTTCGTCGGGGCCATCTATCTCACGCAGATCCCGGCCTATGCCAAGGACTGGCTGCACGGTGACGGTACGGTGGTGACCCTGGTGCTGACGCTGTTCTCGGTCGGCATCGCCCTGGGCTCGCTGCTGTGCGAGCGGCTGAGCGGGCGCAAGGTGGAAATCGGCCTGGTGCCGTTCGGCTCGTTCGGCCTGAGCCTGTTCGGCCTGCTGTGGTGGTGGCATTCCGGCGACGTGCCGGCTGCCGCGGCGCCGCACGACTGGCTGGCACTGCTGGGCATGGGCCAGGCCTGGTGGATCCTGCTGTCGATCGTCGGCCTTGGCGTGTTCGGTGGCTTCTATATCGTGCCGCTGTATGCGCTGATCCAGGCGCGCACTGTCGAAGACCAGCGCGCCCGGGTGATCGCCGCCAACAATATTCTCAATGCCTTGTTCATGGTGGTATCGGCGCTGCTCACCATTGCTCTGCTGGGCCTGGCCAAGCTGACCATCCCGCAGCTGTTCCTGGTGGTGTCGCTGCTCAATATCGCGGTGAACGTGTATATCTTCAGGATCGTGCCCGAGTTCACCATGCGCTTCCTGATCTGGCTGCTCAGCCATTCGATGTACCGCGTGCAGCACCGCGACCTCGAGCGCATTCCCGAGCAAGGTGCGGCGTTGCTGGTGTGCAACCACGTGTCGTTCGTCGACGCGCTGCTGCTCGGTGGGGCGATCCGCCGGCCGATCCGCTTTGTCATGTACTACAGGATCTACAACCTGCCGGTGCTCAATTTCGTGTTCCGCACTGCGGGTGCGATTCCGATTGCCGGGCGCAATGAAGACCTGGCTACCTACGAGCGCGCCTTCTCGCGCATTGCCGAGTACCTGGCCGATGGCGAGCTGGTGTGCATCTTCCCGGAGGGCAAGCTGACCGGGGATGGTGAAATCGATGTGTTCAAGGGCGGCGTCAACCGCATCCTCGCGGAAACCCCGGTGCCGGTGATTCCGCTGGCCTTGCAGGGGCTGTGGGGCAGTTTCTTCAGCCGTGACCCGGCCAAGGGCTTTTTCAAGCGCCTGTGGTCACGGGTCACCATCGTGGCAGGCGCCGCCATCCCGGTGGAGGCTGCGCAGCCGGAAGCACTGCGTGAGCAGGTCAGCCGCCTGCGCGGCGACCTGCGCTAG
- the rdgC gene encoding recombination-associated protein RdgC — MWFKNLLTYRLTQEVPFEPEALEAALASKPARPCASQELTTYGFVAPFGKGEDAPLVHVSGEYLLVAARKEERILPSSVVNDAVKEKVEEIETEQMRKVYKKERDQIKDEIIQAFLPRAFIRRSMIFAAIAPRLGVILVNSASAKRAEDLLSTLREVMGSLPVRPATVKIAPAATMTDWVKSQQAAEGFYVLDECELRDTAEDGGIVRCKRQDLTSEEIQLHLSTGKVVTQLALAWQDKLSFVLDDKMVIKRVKFEELLQEQAEQDGGDEAAQQFDASFQLMMMTFAEFLPALFEALGGEEIPQGV; from the coding sequence ATGTGGTTCAAGAACCTGCTGACCTACCGCCTGACCCAGGAAGTCCCGTTCGAGCCTGAAGCGCTGGAAGCGGCCCTGGCCAGCAAGCCAGCCCGCCCCTGCGCCAGCCAGGAGCTGACCACCTATGGTTTCGTCGCGCCCTTCGGCAAGGGCGAAGACGCTCCCCTGGTGCATGTCAGCGGCGAGTACCTGCTGGTTGCCGCGCGCAAGGAAGAACGCATCCTGCCCAGCAGCGTGGTCAACGACGCGGTCAAGGAAAAGGTCGAAGAGATCGAGACCGAGCAGATGCGCAAGGTCTATAAAAAGGAACGCGACCAGATCAAGGACGAGATCATCCAGGCCTTCCTGCCGCGCGCGTTCATCCGCCGCTCGATGATCTTCGCCGCCATCGCCCCGCGCCTGGGGGTGATCCTGGTCAACTCGGCCAGCGCCAAGCGTGCCGAAGACCTGCTTTCCACCCTGCGCGAGGTGATGGGCTCGCTGCCGGTGCGCCCGGCGACGGTGAAGATCGCACCAGCCGCCACCATGACCGACTGGGTCAAGTCGCAGCAGGCCGCCGAAGGTTTCTACGTCCTCGACGAATGCGAACTGCGCGATACCGCTGAAGACGGCGGCATCGTACGCTGCAAGCGCCAGGACCTGACCAGCGAGGAAATCCAGCTGCACCTGAGCACCGGCAAGGTGGTCACCCAGCTGGCCCTGGCCTGGCAGGACAAGCTGTCGTTCGTGCTGGACGACAAGATGGTGATCAAGCGCGTGAAATTCGAGGAGCTGCTGCAGGAACAGGCCGAACAGGATGGCGGCGATGAAGCTGCGCAACAGTTCGACGCCAGCTTCCAGCTGATGATGATGACCTTTGCCGAGTTCCTGCCGGCGCTGTTCGAGGCGCTGGGTGGCGAGGAGATTCCGCAAGGGGTCTGA